Proteins from a single region of Sandaracinaceae bacterium:
- a CDS encoding YggU family protein, translating to MTHLDARSDGESVVFSVRVAPRASRNAVLGVHDGALKVALTAPPVDGAANAELTAFLAKALGVAKRDVTLEQGQTSRTKRLRVRGVSVDALHALVAEAP from the coding sequence ATGACACACCTCGACGCACGCTCCGACGGGGAATCGGTGGTGTTCAGCGTGCGGGTCGCGCCCAGGGCCAGCCGCAACGCCGTGCTCGGTGTGCACGACGGCGCGCTCAAGGTCGCGCTCACGGCGCCGCCGGTAGATGGGGCCGCGAACGCGGAGCTCACGGCGTTCCTGGCCAAGGCCCTGGGGGTGGCCAAGCGCGACGTCACGCTGGAGCAGGGTCAGACCAGCCGGACCAAGCGCTTGCGCGTGCGTGGGGTTTCGGTCGATGCGCTGCACGCCCTCGTCGCTGAAGCACCATGA